A stretch of DNA from Candidatus Deferrimicrobiaceae bacterium:
CGGGCAGACCTTCATGCACTCCCGACAGCCGGTGCATTTGTCCGGGTCCGCCTTCGCCACGTACTCGGCCCGGAACATCACGGGGAAGTCGTGGGTCACGGTGCACTTCATGGCCATGCAGTCCGACCGGTCGCAGTTGCAGAAACCGCCGATGAAGGGCGTGCGGAAGGTCCAGACGGTGTGGCAGAGCCCCTCGTGCTCGTGCTCGCGCAGCGCCTGGAGGGCTTCCTCCTTCGACAGGGTCTCGAATCCCAGGGTGTCGGGACCTTTCAGGAAGCTCTTTTCCAGACCATCGATGATCTGAAGCAACTTCCCGCCTCCGGGAGAGATGCTCACCCCGTAGCAGTACCGTTTTTCCTTGCCCAGGTTGACCTTGCGGCACACGCAGGGCAGGCGGACGATGGAGTTGACGAACCCGAGGATCCGCTCCAGGTCCTCGATCGGCACCACCTGGCCGTAGTGGATCCGCTTTTGCCGATTCGAGACGACCCAACCCACGGCCCGCCGGACGAAGGCGGGCGCATGGTCCAACTTCTCGACCTTCTCCATGTCCTCCCGGAGCCGCTCGGGCTCGGATACGAACTCCTCGATGAACCTCCTCCTCCGGAGGTCGCTCAGGAGGTCCTCGGAGTAGTTCTCGGCTCTCAGGTACCACTTCTTCCCCTCGCCGTGCTTGTGGCAGAACTCGCACATGGTTCGCCTCCCTTTCGCTCTCCCTGCCTCCCGCCCAGGCGTCTTCCCGGGTGGTATCCTCGACACGAACAACGTCGCCTGGCTGGCGTTCGACATCTCTCCTGAAAAAAAGGACGGAGCCGGACGGCCCCGTCCTTGGGGATTCCAT
This window harbors:
- a CDS encoding 4Fe-4S binding protein, whose product is MSNASQATLFVSRIPPGKTPGREAGRAKGRRTMCEFCHKHGEGKKWYLRAENYSEDLLSDLRRRRFIEEFVSEPERLREDMEKVEKLDHAPAFVRRAVGWVVSNRQKRIHYGQVVPIEDLERILGFVNSIVRLPCVCRKVNLGKEKRYCYGVSISPGGGKLLQIIDGLEKSFLKGPDTLGFETLSKEEALQALREHEHEGLCHTVWTFRTPFIGGFCNCDRSDCMAMKCTVTHDFPVMFRAEYVAKADPDKCTGCRECMKVCPFGAIAYSAAEEKSVVDNRRCYGCGICRAACSMEAISLLDRAAVPACANLW